Within the Flavobacterium sp. N502536 genome, the region CTCCATTAACAGAGGAGCTTCCTAAAGTTCCAATTTTTTGGCCTTTATGAAAAAATGTCCCAACACTAAGGTTTTCTATACTTTCTAACGATAAATGTCCGTATAAAGTATAAAATTTTTCATTTTCTATACGATGCTCTAAAATTATAGTCGGACCATAATCGCCCAAACCTATATTATTTTTAAAGCTGTGCACTTTTCCGTCTAGAGGCGCCAGTACTGGGGTATTTACTTTTGTCCATAGATCTAATCCGATATGGATGTTGCGTTCCGGTATCGAACTGTTTTTAAAAATGGTACTGCGCTGGTAGATTGTTCGGCCTTCGATATAACCGCCATAGGCTACTTCGGCATCATTTTTTTCTAAGTAGGCAGTAATAAAATCTTCAAATTCTTCGGTGTTAGCAGGTTTACATTCGGCAAGTTCCTGATTGGTTACGGACAGGTCTAAAGGAATGTATTTTGAAATGTCAATGTTGGAATCAATTACTTTAGTAGGTGGTAAGGCTTTTAAGATAGAGGCAAGAGGTTTCATAGGTTTAAACTACTTTTTCAATAATTATTAATTCGTTGTGAACTTCTACTCGTGGGAGCATTTTGGAAGCAAAC harbors:
- a CDS encoding peptidoglycan DD-metalloendopeptidase family protein, whose product is MKPLASILKALPPTKVIDSNIDISKYIPLDLSVTNQELAECKPANTEEFEDFITAYLEKNDAEVAYGGYIEGRTIYQRSTIFKNSSIPERNIHIGLDLWTKVNTPVLAPLDGKVHSFKNNIGLGDYGPTIILEHRIENEKFYTLYGHLSLESIENLSVGTFFHKGQKIGTLGSSSVNGDYAPHVHFQIIRNIETYSGDYPGVCNTNDLNFYIENCPDPNLLLKIT